Below is a window of Streptomyces genisteinicus DNA.
CACCGCCATCCAGGCACCGAAGACGGCCCAGGTCACGCCCGGCAGGCTGACCATCATCCAGGCGCAGAAGAGGAAGCCGAGCACCGGGGTCACCGGGAAGAGCGCCACCTTGAACGTGCGCGGCATGTCGGGCCGGGTGCGGCGCAGGATGACCACGGCCACGTTGACCAGCGCGAACGCGAAGAGGGTGCCGATGCTGGTGGCGTTGGCCAGCTCGCCCAGCGGGATGAAGGCGGCCAGCGCGCCGCAGAAGAGGGAGACGATCACGGTGTTGGCGCGCGGCGCGCCCGTCCGCGCGTCCACACGGGCGAACACCCTGGGCACCAGACCGTCGCGGGACATCGCGAAGAGGATGCGGGTCTGGCCGTACAGCACGGCGAAGACGACGCTGGCGATGGCGACGACGGCTCCGGCGGCGAGGACGACGCTCCAGAAGCTGTCGCCGGTGACGTCCTGCATGATCCGCGCCAGTGCGGCCTCGGTGCCCTCGAAGTCCTGCCAGGGCATGGCGCCGACGGCGACGAGCGCGACGAGGCAGTAGAGCACGGTGACGATCAGCAGCGAGAGCATGATCGCGCGCGGCAGGTCCCGCTTGGGGTTCTTCGCCTCCTCACCGGCGGTCGACGCCGCGTCGAAGCCGATGTAGGAGAAGAACAGCGTCGCGGCGGCGGCGCTGATGCCGGTGACGCCCAGCGGGGCGAGCGGGGTGTAGTTGCCGGCCTTGATGCCGAGGAAGCCGATGGCGCAGAAGAGCAGCAGCGTCGCGATCTTCACCACGACCATGGCGGTGTTGATGCGGGCGCTCTCCTTCGCTCCGCCCATGAGGAAGACCATGGCGAGCAGCACGACCACCAGCGCGGGCAGGTTGATCAGGCCGCCCTCGCCCAGCGGGGCGGAGACCGACGCGGGGATGGTGACGCCGATCGTCCCGTCGAGCAGTTCGTTCAGGTACTCGCCCCAGCCCACCGCGACGGCGGCGACGGAGACCCCGTACTCGAGGACCAGGCACCAGCCGCAGATCCAGGCGACGAGTTCGCCCATGGTCGCGTACGAGTAGGAGTACGACGAGCCGGAGACCGGGACCGCTCCGGCGAGCTCCGCGTACGACAGGGCCGAGAAGAGCGCGGTGAGCCCCGCGAGCACGAACGACACGGCGACGGCGGGGCCCGCGAGCGGGGTGGCCTCGCCGAGGACCACGAAGATCCCGGTGCCCAGCGTGGCGCCGATGCTGATCATCGTCAGCTGCCACATGGACAGCGAACGGCGCAGCGCACCGCCCTCGCCCAGGCCCCCCTCGGCCACCAGCCGGTCGACGGGCTTGCGCCGCATCAGGCGCGCACCGATCCCCCGGCCCGGCGGGGGCGTGGGGGAGGGATCGGTCGCGGGCGGGGCTGCGCCGTGTTCCAGCACAAGGACTCCTTCATCGCTGCTGTCGGTGAGGGAGACCCACGGCGGCCGGTGCGCATGCCGAAAAGGCCCACGCAGGGGGGACAGACCGCCGAGCAGACGGTCACCGCCACTCCTGGTACGGGGCCCGAGCCTACGAGTACGCAGGTCACGGCCGTAATGCACCATTATTGCTCATCGGCGGACGATTATTGCGCGTCGGCCCGGTACGCGGGGAAACATTGCGCCCGGGTGCGCGGGAACGCCGTTCGGGGTGCGGCGGGCGGCCCGCCGCCGGACGCGGGCGGCGCGGGCGGAATCCGGAGTGATAAACGGCCGGTTGCGGGGTAGACGAGCGGTGATGAACGCACAGCCGCAGCACATGGTGCTCCAGGAATCGCCGCCCGAGGAGTCGGGTGGCGCGGGCGCGCGGAGCGCGACCGCGGAGTTCCTGTCGCAGCACTGCCCGTGGGCCGACCTGGACGCGGTGCTGCTCGTCGTCTCGGAGCTGGTCTCGAACGCGGCCCGCCACACGGCCGGCTGGTGGCGTCTGCGGCTGACCGCCGGATCGGACTCGCTGGTCGTGGAGATCGACGACTCCAGCCCCCAGCTGCCGGTGGCCCGGGAACCGGACCTCGCCGGCGGCGGCGGATTCGGCTGGCACATGGTGCAGCGGCTGGCCGGCCACGTCGAGGTGAGCCTGCAGCCCTACGGCAAGCGGGTCCAGGCGGCGTGGCTGCGTTCCGCCCCGGCTGCCTGCTGAACCGCTTTCGCGTCACCGTCTTCCCCGCGCCGCGTGCGCCCGCGCCCGTCCGCCGACACGCACCCCCGCGCCGTCCGCGCAGTTCCGCTGACGCACACCCCCATGCCGTCCGCGCCCGTGGCCCGTGCACCCGCACGCACCGCTCCGCTCCGGCCGAGGTGCCCCAGGCGGGCGGCGGGCA
It encodes the following:
- a CDS encoding amino acid transporter, which codes for MLEHGAAPPATDPSPTPPPGRGIGARLMRRKPVDRLVAEGGLGEGGALRRSLSMWQLTMISIGATLGTGIFVVLGEATPLAGPAVAVSFVLAGLTALFSALSYAELAGAVPVSGSSYSYSYATMGELVAWICGWCLVLEYGVSVAAVAVGWGEYLNELLDGTIGVTIPASVSAPLGEGGLINLPALVVVLLAMVFLMGGAKESARINTAMVVVKIATLLLFCAIGFLGIKAGNYTPLAPLGVTGISAAAATLFFSYIGFDAASTAGEEAKNPKRDLPRAIMLSLLIVTVLYCLVALVAVGAMPWQDFEGTEAALARIMQDVTGDSFWSVVLAAGAVVAIASVVFAVLYGQTRILFAMSRDGLVPRVFARVDARTGAPRANTVIVSLFCGALAAFIPLGELANATSIGTLFAFALVNVAVVILRRTRPDMPRTFKVALFPVTPVLGFLFCAWMMVSLPGVTWAVFGAWMAVGLVFYFSYGYRRSRLAPSEK
- a CDS encoding ATP-binding protein, producing MNAQPQHMVLQESPPEESGGAGARSATAEFLSQHCPWADLDAVLLVVSELVSNAARHTAGWWRLRLTAGSDSLVVEIDDSSPQLPVAREPDLAGGGGFGWHMVQRLAGHVEVSLQPYGKRVQAAWLRSAPAAC